The following is a genomic window from Dermatophilaceae bacterium Soc4.6.
CTCGTTCTTCAGCGTGTTGAAGCAGTGTGCGCAGGTCACGACGATCTTGGTCGCCTTGGCCTCGTTGAGCACCTCGACGTTCTGCGTCGCCAGCATCTGGAAGAGGAACTCGTTGCCGGCGCGGCGGGCCGAGTCGCCGGTGCACGACTCGCCCTCGCCGAGCACGGCGAAGGTGACGCCGGCGCTGTCGAGCAGCTCGGCCACGGCCCGCGTCGTCTTCTTGGCCCGGTCCTCCAGCGCGCCGGCGCAGCCGACCCAGAAGAGGTAGTCGACCTCGGTGAGGTCCTCGACGTCCTGACCCACGATCTTGACCTCGAAGGGCAGGTCCTTGGCCCAGTCGAGCCGCATGCGCGGCGCCATGCCCCAGGGGTTGCCGTTCTTCTCGAGGTTCTTGAAGAGGCCACCCAGCTCAGCGGGGAAGGCCGACTCGATGAGCACCTGGTAGCGGCGCATGTCGACGATGGCGTCGACGTGCTCGATGTCGACCGGGCACTGCTCGACGCAGGCGCCGCACGAGGTGCACGACCACAGCACGTCCTGGTCGATCACCGCATCGGGGCCGTGCGGGTTGTAGGCGCCCAGGGGCGCTGACACGTCGTAACCGGTGTTGCCGATGAGCAGCAGATCGGGCGAAGCGGCCGCCTTGACCGTGTCGGACAGGCCCCCACGCGCCTCGTCCGCGGCCAGCAGCCACGGCGCCTTCGCGTGGCTGTGGTCGCGCAGCGTGGTGATGAGCAGCTTGGGGGACAGCGGCTTGTCGGTGTTCCACGCCGGGCACTGGCTCTGGCAGCGACCGCACTCGGTGCACGTCGAGAAGTCGAGCAGACCCTTCCAGGTGAAGTCCTCGACCTTGCCGACGCCGAGCGGCACGTCCTCGTCGAGGTCGTCGACGTGCTCGAAGTCGAGGGGCTGGCCGGCGACGTGGATCGGCTGGAGCGCTCCCAGGGAGGTGCGGCCGTCGGCGTGGCGCTTGAGCCAGATGTTGGGGAAGGCGAGGAAGCGGTGCCAGGCGACGCCCATGGTCGGGGTCAGCGCGATGGTGATCATCCAGGCGAAGGAGATGAGGATCTTGACCGCGGCCACGACGACGACGAGCGCCTCGATCGTGCCGAGGCCGGTCCCGGAGAAGAGGTCGCCGATCCAGGAGGTGCCGGGGAAGTGGGTCGTCGAGGCCCAGGAGTAGTCGTCGTTCAAGGCGCCGTACCGGGCCGCCTCGGCACGTCCCTGCGCGTACTCCAGCCCACGCAGCCCGAGGATGCAGATCGTCACGCCGAGGATGGTCAGCTCGACGTAGTAGGCCTGCCAGAAGCTGCTGCCGTAGAACCGCGACCGGCGGCCGCCCTCGCCCGGGGCGCTGCGCGGGTGCTGGCGCTGGCGCACGGCCATCAGCAGCAGGATGCCTGCGAGCCCGGTCCAGGCGAAGAGCTCGGTCACCCACTCGTAGACCACCCAGTGGCCGATGAGGGGCAGCGCGAAACCGGGCGAGAAGAGCTGGCCGAAGGCCGTGAGCAGGGTGAAGAACAGGACCCCGAACGAGATCATCGTGAACCAGTGCGCCGTCGCGACGACCGGCAGCCGCGACATGCGCGTGTGGCCGAGGAACTCGCGCAGCAGCGTCGCCGTGCGGGCCGCAGGCCGGTCGGTGCGGTGTGCCGGCTGGCCCAGGCGGAAGGTGGCGACGAAGCGTCCCACCACGAGCACGAGCAGCACGGTGCCGACGAGGGCCACGGCGATGCTCACCACGGCGGCAATGATCTGGAGCACGGTCATGGCCGTCACTCTACTGTCGGGTAAGCGCCCGCTCAGCCCGGCTGTGACAGCCCTCGCAGGGGTCGGCCGGCGATCGCCTGTGTCAATAATGCCCGTCGCCTGCGGATTTTCTGTGAAGGGTTGCCTCTGGCGGGCACGGTGGCACGGTCTCACTCGTCCGGCACGTGTCGGACGACACCTGGACCACCGGAGCCCCCATGTCACCGCCCACCCGCCGACTCACCCGGCGTCCACGATCGGCCCGTGCGGTGGTCACCGCCCTGGGCGCCGCTCTCGCGCTCGTCGTCGTCGCCGGCGCGCCGGTGCTCGCAGCTGGCTCCCCCACCCCGCTCACCGGCGCGGCCGCCCGCGAGGCGGCCGCCCACGCCCGGGTCGCCGCCGCCCAGGCCGCGAAGGCCGGTGACTCTCCCGGTGAGGACGGCGACGCCCTCGAGGTCGCCGACCGCGCGGAGGAGTTCGCGCACGAGCGCTCCGCCCCCGCCGAGAGCGTCTCGGCCGCGGCCGTCCTCGCCGCCCGGGCGGCGGCCCAGCGGATGGCGCCGGCGTCAGCCCGCGTCACCGAGGTGACCACCGCCGCCTAACAACGCGAACCCGAGCGGGTACACCGACCTCGAGTGGTCGAACAGCGGGTCCGGCTTCGGCACGGTCAGCGGCCGCGTCACGGCGCTCGCGACCGACGGGCGCTGGCTCTACGCCGGCGCCGCCGACGGCGGGGTCTGGCGCTCACCGGACGGAGGCGCGACCTGGCAGCCGGTGTGGGACTCCATGCCCAGCCTCTCGGTCGGCAGCCTCCTGGTCGACTCGTCCCACGACCTGTGGGTCGGCACGGGCGAGGCCAACACCAACCAGGACTCCTACCTCGGGGTCGGGGTCTACCGCTCGGTCGACCACGGTCGCACCTACGCCCGCGTCGGTGGCAGCGAGCTGCTCAACGCGCAGGTCTACCGGCTGCGCGACGCCGGCGACGGCTGGGTCTTCGCCGCCACGAGCCGCGGCCTGTGGCGCCACCGCTCGACGACGACGACCGGTGCCTGGCAGCTCGTGCTGAAGCCCGACCCCAACCCCACCGGCTCGCCCTACCTCACCTCGATCATCACCGACGTCGTCGTGCGCCCCGGCACCTCAGGTGCTGACGTCACCGCGGTGCTCGGGTGGCGCAACGGCTCGTCCTACAACGGCTTCTACCGCTCGACCTCCGGCGGAGGGGCGGGCTCCTTCACCGCCTACGCGCCCACCGGCGCCATCGACGCGAGCGACATCGGTCGCACGACGATGCAGTATGCCGCGGACGGCTCCCGCCTCTACGCGATCGTCGAGTCGCCGCGCAAGCTGCTGGCCGGTCGGGCGACCAACCTGCAGGGCGTCTTCGTCTCGACCACCGGTGACCCCCGTGGCCCTTGGTCGCTGCTG
Proteins encoded in this region:
- a CDS encoding (Fe-S)-binding protein, which produces MTVLQIIAAVVSIAVALVGTVLLVLVVGRFVATFRLGQPAHRTDRPAARTATLLREFLGHTRMSRLPVVATAHWFTMISFGVLFFTLLTAFGQLFSPGFALPLIGHWVVYEWVTELFAWTGLAGILLLMAVRQRQHPRSAPGEGGRRSRFYGSSFWQAYYVELTILGVTICILGLRGLEYAQGRAEAARYGALNDDYSWASTTHFPGTSWIGDLFSGTGLGTIEALVVVVAAVKILISFAWMITIALTPTMGVAWHRFLAFPNIWLKRHADGRTSLGALQPIHVAGQPLDFEHVDDLDEDVPLGVGKVEDFTWKGLLDFSTCTECGRCQSQCPAWNTDKPLSPKLLITTLRDHSHAKAPWLLAADEARGGLSDTVKAAASPDLLLIGNTGYDVSAPLGAYNPHGPDAVIDQDVLWSCTSCGACVEQCPVDIEHVDAIVDMRRYQVLIESAFPAELGGLFKNLEKNGNPWGMAPRMRLDWAKDLPFEVKIVGQDVEDLTEVDYLFWVGCAGALEDRAKKTTRAVAELLDSAGVTFAVLGEGESCTGDSARRAGNEFLFQMLATQNVEVLNEAKATKIVVTCAHCFNTLKNEYPQNGGQYEVVHHTQLLNRLVRDKLLVPVARPGDASTAGAASTAPVVTYHDPCYLGRHNKVYAPPRELLGALPGVELREMPRSGERSFCCGAGGARMWMEEKLGSRININRTQEALATGADRIAVGCPFCKVMISDGLTGMQASGTAREDVEVVDVAQMLLAAVRRGD